A genomic region of Pseudopipra pipra isolate bDixPip1 chromosome W, bDixPip1.hap1, whole genome shotgun sequence contains the following coding sequences:
- the LOC135405462 gene encoding olfactory receptor 14C36-like, with the protein MSNSSSMAQFLLLALADRRELQLLHFWLFLAISLAALLANGLILSAVACDHHLHTPMGFFLLNLSLTDLGCICTTVPKAMHNSLWDTTTISYAGCAAQLFFFFFFLGAEFSLLTIMCYDRYVAICKPLHYGTLLGSRACAHMAAAAWATGFLYSLLHTASTFSLPLCQGNALGQFFCEIPAILKLSCSHSGYLRELGLIVVSVCLGFGCFIFIVFSYVQIFKAVLRIPSQQGRHKAFSTCLPHLAVVSLFASTGIFAYLKPPSISSPSLDLVVSVLYSVVPPALNPFIYSLRNQELKDALRKMMTGCFSGAIKCLFSGV; encoded by the coding sequence atgtccaacagcagctccatggcccagttcctcctcctggcattggcagacaggcgggagctgcagctcctgcacttctggctcttcctggccatctccctggctgccctcctggccaacggcctcatcctcagcgctgtagcctgtgaccaccacctgcacacccccatgggcttcttcctgctcaacctctccctcacagacctgggctgcatctgcaccactgtccccaaagccatgcacaattccctctgggacaccacaaccatctcctatgcaggatgtgctgcacagctctttttctttttcttcttccttggaGCAGaattttccctcctcaccatcatgtgctacgaccgctacgttgccatctgcaaacccctgcactacgggaccctcctgggcagcagagcttgtgcccacatggcagcagctgcctgggccactgggtttctctattctctgctgcacacagccagtacattttccctgcccctgtgccagggcaatgccctgggccagttcttctgtgaaatccctgccatcctcaagctctcctgctcacactcaggctacctcagggaacttGGGCTTATTGTGGTTAGTGTCTGTTTAGgatttggttgtttcattttcattgttttctcctatgtgcagatcttcaaggcagtgctgaggatcccctctcagcagggacggcacaaagccttttccacgtgcctccctcacctggccgtggtctccctaTTTGCCAGCACTGGCatatttgcctacctgaagcccccctccatctcctccccatccctggatctggtggtgtcagttctgtactcggtggttcctccagcactgaaccccttcatctacagtctgaggaaccaggagctcaaggatgccctgagaaaaatgatgactggatgcttttcaggagcaataaagtgcctcttttctggtgtgtag